AAATATCTGACGAAATTAACTATGGTGAAGAGCAGTTCCTAATCTGGAGTCGCTCGGAACTAATGTTAAATTTATGCATGACTTTCAGGTATGTATAATGACAGTTTGCTTTCAGGTATTTACTGGGAACCCAACGGAGCTGATGTGGGTGAATCTGATATTGAGGAATGCAAAAGCTTTGGAAATGATGACTGTCCGTTACAGTGATTATTCTGATGGCTCTGTAAATGCTAGAAGTGAAAAACAACTTATGTTACCAAGTATTCCAAGAGCCTCACCTGGTTGTGTGATTAAGTTCTCTTAACTCGGTGGTTTTCAGTGAAAACTCGAAAATATTAGTTAGAATCAGCTTTATTTCAATCTTTTCTTGCGCATCTGCCTGTTATCCATGtgaaaaacttaaaagaaaacAGTGGGTTGTTTTTCATACTTTCTTGACAGCTACAAttacaatcttttttttttttttttttttcttttttgccaaGTTTAAAAGTGGGCAAGTTGAaaaactttttttatttcttgcttcTGTTTCAAACTTCCATCAAGATAAAAGGCTACATCTTCATGCCTCTGATATTCAAAAAATAACATAACATACGCTTCAAAGATCGTTGAAAAGACACGCATTCATACCGTATGCCACTATCTAGCTTGTGGAATTGGTTGCCATTAGAGATGGGTTTGGAGTTTTACGAGTAATAAACATAATTTCATCATTTCTAAAGCCGTTGTAACTTTCAGTTTTGAAAACTGCACTGAAGGCGATCCACAGCTTACATTGTGCATTGATAAAACCCAAGGACCGTAAGAAACAGTACAAAGGTAACGGGGTGATGTGCGCAGGTAAAAATATATGGAAGAAAAGAGGTCAATATGACTCAATTATCAACAGTGCAGTTACCCGCTGAACCATTTTTGGAGCGAGGAGAAGATGGAAAGAGTTCAGTATAGTGTTGAGAAGTTTCAAGCGGAGCTCTTGGTGAGAGATTGACAAACTCCAAGGCTTGTTGTTGTATTTCAGGAGGGTAATCTGCAACACACCCGATTCTTGGACCGGCTCCGGTGGACCATTTTCGCGAGAGTTGATGACCAAGCTGATATGAAGATGTTGCATTTTTGGAATTGATCCTCTGTAATATTTTTATCTTGGGCACATCTGCTCTTGGACTTTGGAGACCACCTGATAAGGTTCTCTTGTGACTTGCTTTCCTTTCAATTCCGAGACTACCTTCTGTTGGTTCTGAGAGTATTTGGTCTTCCACTTCACCATTCGGAATTTCAAGATGAAGAGAATCAGAAGATGCTGAGGCTTCAGTTTTATTGGCAAAAGCTTCTAATGGTCCACTCCCATGAACTGAATTGCTGTCTCCATTGCTCTTGTGGTCATCAGTAGAAGAGCGAATCTACAGTACCAAAAGTTAAAAATGAGGCTCGTTGGCTCAGAAGATACAGAAAACAAAACAGTAAGTGTCCTGATATAACCAAACTAATGATACCTGAACTTTGTTAAGGTCGGCCCCATTTTCACTGAGAAAATCTTTAAAGCTGTCGAGGTTTTCTTCAGTTGGACGATAATGTCCACTGTATGCAGAAATTGTCTGCAATAGGAGATAGAGAGTTACTTAAGATTGATTATAAAgccaatgaatcaccttaagctCTCCATTCTCCGCAACAAGCCTTCCAGCTGCCAAGGTAGTTCCTCCAGCAAGAAAAGTGGAATGATGAAAACACCCTTTCTTTTTCTGCACACGATAAGCACAGTGTGAGCGATTCAACAACATCCAAAATAGCAGAATGGTGCGGCAACAAGATTGTAGTGCTATTACCTCTCCAGCATAAAGTTTCTTGGATGTACTCATTACAAATATCCATTTAGCTCCTTCAGATCCTATACTTGTATCCATAAGTTCTCCTTTCCCAACCTGCACAAACCATATAAATTGGGAAttttacaaacttcaattataattgagaaaaaagaagaatcaaATTTCCTTAGTAAGATTCTGAAATCTAAGAAAAAAATCCTTGgactgttggattaacttcaacatagaagtcactaacaagctggttaggacaagattaggaaattgatgtaatcctaagggaattagaagtcatctagttctaagaaaaggaaagacatgtaataaggtaataggactaggaaaaggaattcatagttctatatatatatgatcaccaaagttgtggttgatcatatgagcaagattagagcttgtgtttagttttgagagattttctaaacatcaataaagagagttgtctttatgtaagctaagtttcatcttgcagttgccattaattggtatcagagcttgtttctgaaccatggaaaacgaaaccaccattgtgggtgcaaaacagttcacaccaccatcaatacaagttccaatcctcaacgccacaaactacagaGTATGGGACATgggaatgaaggtactgatgaaaatctacaaggtgTGGGATACAATTGAACCAGGAACAGATGATGAAGATAAGAACAACATCGCTataggattactctttcaagcaataccagaaagtcttgttctacaagtttgtgaacaggaaacttcaaagaaaatttgggatgcaataaaggcacataATCTCGGagttgatcgagttaaagaagcccgtcttcaaaccttaatgtctaaatttgaaagagtgaagatgaaagacactgatactattgatagctttgcaggaaagctatcagagatagcctcaaaagttgCGTCAGTTGgaaaatccattgatgaagataaactggtaaagaagtttctgaatagtttaccaagatccaagtatattcatatcatagcttctctcgaacaagtcttagatttaaagaatactagctatgaagatataattggaagattgaaagcatatgaggagagaatccttgatgaagaaaacaatggagaaactcaaggaaaactcttgtacacaaactcttaccaacaaaactctgcgacaagaggaagaggtcgtggaagaggtggtagagtaaacagaggccgaggaaggggaggaaggtttaactcacaagatagaacaacaagtcagaatgatcaaaaccaagggaaagaaaaaaaggatagatcaaacattatttgttacagatgtgataaaccaagacacttctcctctgtatgccctgaaagaatacaaaagatggaagaagcaaacaagaatgaaacaagggaagcggatacagctcttttcatgcacgaagttgtattcttaaacgaagagaaattaataccaaagaactatgaAACAAAGGATAGTGAAGAAGGAGTATGGTATCTAGATAACGGAGCCAGCaaccacatgactggtaagaaacATTATTTCTCTGAACTCAacgagaaaatcaaaggaaaagtgaagtttggggatggatcttccgtagaaattgaagggaaaggatcaattctatttcagagcaagaccggagaacataagcttgtcacaaacatctacttcatcccaaacttacaaagcaacattctaagtttaggacaagctacagaagttggatgtgatgttagaatgcgacaagattatctaaccgttcatgacccaagtggaagacttttagttagagtctcacgctcacagaatagactctacaagataagtctcatgattggaaggccattgtgtctgaatatgagactggaagatcagacatggaagtggcatgcaagattaggacacataatctttagaactttaaaggcaatgtctcagaacaagatggttcgaggactaccacagataaacgatgaatcaaggatctgtgaatcatgtttagttgggaaacaaacgcgtcaaggttttccaaaagcaacaacattcagagcctcaaagccattagagcttcttcatgctgatttatgtggtcctattacaccacaacaaaacagaGTGATGGAGAGaagaaaccgaactctattggagATGACGAGAAGTTCATTAAAAGCTATGCAGGTACccaattatctatggggagaagctgtacgacactccacatacctaataaacaggatacctacgaaagctctgaaagacatgattccatatgaaagtttgtgaaagagaaaaccaaacatagatcatttaagagtgtttggttgcaaagcatacacaaaagttgattctgcaactcttaagaaactggataaTCGATCTCAGaatcttgtgcatctaggaattgagcctggatccaaagcttacagattattcaatccaacaacgaaaagagtaatagtgagtcgagatgtggtattcgatgaaaaagcaaactggaactggaaagaaactaatgatggaccaaatagggatccaggaatgtttcacatgagattgggtcaagtaattgatgaaggcgaaggacccataatcatcaataccaatggaaacaatgatgttaatcaagaagaagaagagaataatgaaaacactgagaataacgaagaagtagaagaagaagaagaagaagaagaagaagaagaagaagaagaataagaagaagaggaggagatcgatgaaataactcaacccattccactgcgaaaatcaacaagacagatacaaaagccataatatctggaggattatgttcttcaagctgcagaagaatgtgagattatgctactttctgttaatgatgaaccaaggaattttcaggaagcaaaggtctcgactaaatggacacaagcatgtagagaagaaattatttcaatcaacagaaacaagacttggtttctagttgataacccaggtggggtaaaagtgattggtctcaagcggatcttcaaggttaaaagaaatgctgatggaactattaacaaatataaggcaagacttgtagctaagggatacgttcaagaatcaggcatagactttgatgaagttttcgcaccagttgctagactagagacaattcgtctcttaatagcagaagctgcatcaaactcTTGGGAAATACATCATTTAGACGTAAAGACGGCATTCTCTCATGGAGAACTAagtgaagatgtgtatgttgaacaaccagaaggtttcgaagtaaagggacaagaacatagagtTTACAAGTTGACAAAATCTCTCTATGGTCTAAGAAAAgcccctcgagcctggaatacagagttagatcaaatcttaagagaaatcatatTTGtgaagtgctctaaagaaacatcagtatacagaacagaagaaaagggaacgcttcttgtgattgcagtctatgtagatgatctatttttgactggcaactcccttaaggtgatcaatgagttcaagagagaaatttcatcaaagtttgagatgtcagacctcggaaaactcacttattaccttggcatagaagtccatcaaggagtagatgggattcagattaaacaagaagcttatgcaaggagaattctgaaagaagcatgacttgaaacttgtaatccaactaagataccaatggagtttggacttaaagtttcaaaggcacaagaagaaggagagattgattcaacgagttatagaaatgttggatgcctaagatacttgttacacacaagaccagacttggctttcactgtgggagtagcaagccgttatatgcagagtccacgcaagtctcatggtgatgtaataaagcagatattgagatatctaagaggaacaatcaactgtggattgaagtatggtcgaggaggatcaaaaggaattgttgggtatagtgacagcagtcataatattgaccaatatgatggtcatatattttatctaggagaagcacctattacatggtgttcacagaagcaagacactgtagccctctcatcctgtgaagatgagtttatggctgcaacagaagcagctaaacaatcaatatggcttcaagaactgttaggtgaaatcaaaggaagagaacctgaaaaagttctcatcaagattgataataagtctgcaattgcactcactaaaaatccagtgtttcatgggaagacgaaacacattcacaaaaggtatcatttcatatgagaatgtatcgagaagcaGATCATCAACTTTGAACACATActaggaactgagcagaaagcagatatattgacaaaggcattagcttggatcaagtttgaagaaatgaggaaattaataagagtacaagatttttcacaagcacagttgaagcttaagggggagaatgttggattaacttcaacatagaagtcactaacaagctggttagcacaagattaggaaattgatgtaatcttaagggaattagaagtcatctagttctaagaaaaggaaagacatgtaataaggtaataggactaggaaaaggaattcatagttctatatatatatgatcaccaaagttgtggttgatcatatgagcaagattagagcttgtgtttagttttgagagattttctaaacattaataaaaagagttgtctttatataagctaagtttcatcttgcagttgtcattaTGGACGCATTCATAGCAACTCGATTCCACCTTGAGATAGGTGTTTCTGGCATATTGAAAAATGAGATTGTACTGTGATTCAATCTAGCAAAATCAATTGCTTGCCACCTgcaaaaccaccaccaccaccagaaatgTCAAGAACAGACAGAAAACAGCAAATTTTACAAAGAAAGAAACTAATGGGCTTTGTTTAGATTTAAGAAATTACCAGTATTCTTCAGCAAGAACAGCAGAATCAGCTAACTTACGCCGAGTCCTATAACCTCTGTAAGCTTTCTGCATCTTCAACACAGCTTTAGTTTCCCCTCCAGAACCATCAATCTCTGTTGCTGATCTCAACTCAACCGCTTCTACAAAATTTTCACTTCCTTCTCCTGATTCTTCTTGAATGTTAATCACCGTTGATTTCTTAGTAACCAAAGTTTCAGAAAAAAATTCAGTTTCTTCTTTCTCAGTAACCACCATTGAATCAACCATATCTGTATTCCTACTAGTCAAAGTTTCAGAactttcttctatttcttctctctCTTCATTGCTAACCACCATTGAATTCATGACCTCTGTATTTAAACTGGTATCATCAACAAGTACCATTCTTTTATCTAATAATTTATGAGCAACAGGGAATGAAGAAGGTGGGAAAGATGTTTCAACCTCCATTAAAGAAAACAAGAATAAGTCCCTCTGTAATGTATCAAATAGTACGAAAAAGCCTAGTTTCAGCTTTTTTTCAGAAACAGTCAGAGAGAATAACTGAGAGGAATGAGATAGATAGGTATATTTCTGAAAATGGGTGTTGTAGTTTGTTGGTTTTTATAGTGAAATGAGAATGCCATTAAAATTcttcagttttgttttatttcttcttctgtgggggaagaagaagaaagagtaagTGACAGGTTGGTGAAGGAGATTAAGTCAGTAGGTCCTACCGTTTTACCTAGTCAGCAGCCCAAACGAGATATTATATTGTTATCTGACGGAATGACACTACCAAGTCAACAAAATGACTGCCGGAAGTCTTGGTCAACTCTGTTACAATCCAGTTTCAGATGCTATTGGTACTTGGTACAAGTGCAGTTGAGGTAATAATATAGGTTAGTTGGGAGTTCAGGGTGTGATGTACAGTGTACTGAATCTTTAAGTTGGTACGGCGCTGGGATTAGTACAAATACTTGTCTCCGCTAGTTTTTGAGAGCATATTCTATGGACAGTCCCCAAATGGGGACTAACTCTCCCATATCAAAGACCACTCGTTTATATGAATTAGTGAATTCACTATGGGTAAAATGTAAAAAAACGCTACACGGGATATTCTCTCTTGTTTGAAGGAAAAAAATTTGAATAAGACGGGGGACTGTTTCCCgtgcataaaagaaaaagaaaaaaggaaaaagatatgGACAGAAACTCTCTCCCGTCTGGTACTGATTTCTATTTCATCTCCTGACACGTAATGGTAAGTGCAGGACTTACATCTGTATTTACTTAATAATTTAAAATAGCTCAGTTCGTGCATGAGAAGAGAAGAGTGAGATACGGAGATTTCAAGGTAGCAGTTTTTATTTCCTTCCTTTTATGTGAGATACGGGAATAGTctgatggtttttcaaaagttgttgtagttgtggtaaaaactgggttcttttcagacttgtgaaggaaataatttttagacttaataaaaataaagataaaacaaattaaattcaaaggtgaagtaaatattatggaaagaccagggttcaggatttcaccatacaccaaaattcatgtgattcaatgataATTCTAGATATTATAATTCCAATCAAAagtaattgtgattctaatcactacctaaatcagattttcaaaacatccattgttaatcgcaagcatgaaatatcaaaagcaataaaccaagcatatttcatcaagactaggtacatctttatccagcgtaaaactctcccaaaattcttcacaaaatctttgaaaataaacagaaagaatatgtatccctgttgaactttgattcacttctcccggaCATTCTAGCCCAATATGTTCGACCCAAACACACACACAAACCCTGTTTTGCTCTagtaagtccagcccaatcgaatTCCACAAATGAATCtttttaaaactgcccaaagattCTCACACAAAAATTGCTCCTCGCTGCTGCCAGTTTCACGCCAAAAATTGTATTTGAATTAtgtagatgacctccccttatccatttcgagagtcccttttagtacatgccctgaaatggggtgccacttatccaacttaggggtgcctttagcaattcttctaggatgttttccgcactttttcggggttcctccggggtatttctggggtgtctccaacatacttctggggtgcttctggtagttgcTCTCGGGGtgtaaataccacttttcgagcccatttcgccgcaaaagcttatttctccaaaaacacctacaaaagcgcaaaataaccaaataagtacaaaaacgagcactaacaatacatgtaaatgagaacaaatagacacataaatgcgtctatcaaatacccccaaacttattattttctagtcccgagcaaatcaaaactacaaaataaaatcctaactcactgtcgcaggcatcgtcgattgcatttagcgtatgcaataagcctttaaacccctgggtgtccctagtggccgagttgtagtctcgggagggcttacaagagatatacccacaaaacctgtactccagaccttagctatctacgcagaaccttggaaggcactaaagaatctccttggttggcatacttattgactacaggaagaagtaccctgatgcgaaattccaattgttgtacacgagtttgcactcaagcatactaaaattcatataaagtgacagagctctactcagatagttgcaatatggacatcatattcggagtcaaaactaatcacatggatagatcaagaagatggatatagaaaaacatatatggttttgatgtttactaagtgaacggtgtttcccatatctgtctgaaggcctccgtcaaaattaacctatcctaatggattgagatactagtctgactaatatcaacacactggcatatacaagggtacaattggtcgataacctaactctaggtcaacacaactggcatatacaagggtaccagtggtcgactttattgaatttattccttttggtcaaatggtctggtctcaatgtctttttttttcaactttttttttcaacttttttttttatggtatctcaatcactctaattcaccctagcattggtaacaacttgaatcgtgagccccaccaaatcacttagaaacatatttaaaaagaaaaataaaaatataagtgaaaaggactcaacgagatatggtgaaactatcatgttatttctaacacctgagctctgtgcttttatgaatagactcttttagatgttttcacctaatcatattggttcctcaactcctacaaccaacatgcttccatccacttagattagttagtgcaatcctcaatagacataaatttctaagctctggagtttatttattgcaaaaaggtgacaaaaagtgtttcttccacacccccaaacttaaatctaacattgtactcaatgttctaaagatgaaattaaaagcatgaacaaggagaaactattatcactggagggaaaagaaataaggaaggatattaccgtataacatgaacgcgggagcctcccagtaaatgctaaatttatagtcattagctggacatcaaatacctctaaaagaattgtcaccttccaaagtcgtataccaatagtcgaaacaattgtgggaccataagaccaaatagaactgccacgaataggaaacaaatgctcaagatcataaaaatgagcagatagagcacaacctgatctaaagtttctcgcaaaacaactggatttatctgaggtgcccacttgggattcatatgagtgtctcggcaaacatattcatccgaaaaacgggtctctaacatatggattttctcctggacagtatcaggaggatcggcttgtggagtctgaatagactcagggaatacctcattaggcttgagtcccaagttagggacttccaatggggatacttgacgatcacaagaatcattactacccccaaacttagggttttcactactctcagacgaacctttaattattttttggatttccggatcttcccagtccttaaaattctcaagagattcttctagttctctacccccaaacttagaattttgggtgcctctacatagactagccacaatgttcctaatttctagaccatcgggttcttaaaaaaggtcaattgctttctctaagttataatcaggttgttcatcctctacttgcttcATAGCTACTATGGTTCACtctaaaacttccttattttcttgaagcacggtctctggcctattctcctgatcactatccaaatcagatgctacaatcacaggaaaagacttgggtgggcctaaaaatgtataattaggctccaactcaggaggctcatttaaacaaggtattaaggtagactcggaagctagtaatggttcaaacctatatttccatatatcaatatctaacacagGAATGAAATCTAACAGagaatttacttgttcaatgttactaccaTCGttgaaatccaggctaaaatgggatagacaactctctaacggATCTTTCGAAAcgatatttggtaatgactcccGAACTaaagttcctatcatgtttacctcttctacgcTCGATTCATCTAGCtcggagggta
This portion of the Papaver somniferum cultivar HN1 chromosome 11, ASM357369v1, whole genome shotgun sequence genome encodes:
- the LOC113323959 gene encoding IQ domain-containing protein IQM3-like, with amino-acid sequence MEVETSFPPSSFPVAHKLLDKRMVLVDDTSLNTEVMNSMVVSNEEREEIEESSETLTSRNTDMVDSMVVTEKEETEFFSETLVTKKSTVINIQEESGEGSENFVEAVELRSATEIDGSGGETKAVLKMQKAYRGYRTRRKLADSAVLAEEYWWQAIDFARLNHSTISFFNMPETPISRWNRVAMNASIMTTVGKGELMDTSIGSEGAKWIFVMSTSKKLYAGEKKKGCFHHSTFLAGGTTLAAGRLVAENGELKTISAYSGHYRPTEENLDSFKDFLSENGADLNKVQIRSSTDDHKSNGDSNSVHGSGPLEAFANKTEASASSDSLHLEIPNGEVEDQILSEPTEGSLGIERKASHKRTLSGGLQSPRADVPKIKILQRINSKNATSSYQLGHQLSRKWSTGAGPRIGCVADYPPEIQQQALEFVNLSPRAPLETSQHYTELFPSSPRSKNGSAGNCTVDN